DNA sequence from the Acidobacteriota bacterium genome:
CGATGTCCTCCCACGACGCGGCCAGGCTGAAGCGGCGGTTGTTCGCCTCGAGCCCCGCCTCGGCGGTCGCATCGACGAAGCGGAAGCCGCCGTCGTTGCGCAGCAACACGTTGCGGCCGCCGTTGTTGGCATCGTGGTAGGGCACGGGGCTTGCCACGCCGCGCTCGTCGTAGGCACGCCGGTAGCCGCAGACGTAGAGGTCGAGGTCGCCGTCGTTGTCGTAGTCGGCCGCCGAGAGCGAGTTGCTGTCGGGGATGTCGCCGGCGATGTAGCGGACGCGGGCAAAGCCGCCGCTGCCGTCGTTCTCGAGCACGAGGACGGCGGGCCGGCTGGACAGCACCAGGTCCGGGTCGCCGTCGTTGTCCAGGTCGACGAACAGCCCGGCCAGGGCCCGCTCCAGGAAGTCGACGGCCGCTTCGGCCGAGCGGTCATCGAACGTGCCTTCCCGGTTCTGCACGTAGAGCCGGTTCGGCAGCCCACCCTGCTCGGGCAGGAAGAGATCATCCAGACCATCGCCGTTCACGTCGGCGATCGACACGCCCTGCCAGCCCGTCTTGTTGTAGCCCGACGCCTTGGTGATCCGGTTGAGCCACGCGTCCGGTGGCTGGAGCAGTTGTTCCCGGTAGCTCGGGTTGTGGCCGACCGCGGCCTCGGTGACGTCGACGAAGAGAGGGCCGCGGGGAGCCCTCGTCTCCTCGTAGTCGGCGACCTCGACCCGCAGCAGCAAGGGAGTGCCGCCCGCCGGCAACCTCCAGACGGTCGACCAGACGGCATTCACCTGCCGGCTACCGGCTGTCCCCGCCGCCGACGCCTCGAAGTAGGCCAGCGTGGTGAACCCGTCCGACCCGGCATCGATCGAGTAGAGCTTGAAGTCCGCGCGCAGAAACCCACCCCCCGCCAACCGCTCGGCCAGGTCTCCAAGCGCCCGCGAGAAGCCCTCGACGCCCCGGTAGGCGACACCCGCGCCACCCGTACTCCCGCTGTCGACCGCGAAGGCCGGTCCCCGATACCGCGCGATCACTTGGTCGGGGACGAACCCCGCCGACTCGAACGCCTGATGGACGACCGAGCTGACGTCGCCGGAGCGCGCCAGAGCGCTCTCGTCTCCAGCCACCTCGACCAGCAACGCAGCCACACGCTTGAGCTGTGCCTCAGCCTGTTCGCTGAGCGCCTCGGTGTCCCAACCGTCGGCCCGCGGATCGACCGCGGCAGCGAAGTTCTCGGCCTCGAACG
Encoded proteins:
- a CDS encoding VCBS repeat-containing protein, giving the protein MLSAMRILPAVLGLVVAVGPAAALAQSRASATQEATVTPAFEAENFAAAVDPRADGWDTEALSEQAEAQLKRVAALLVEVAGDESALARSGDVSSVVHQAFESAGFVPDQVIARYRGPAFAVDSGSTGGAGVAYRGVEGFSRALGDLAERLAGGGFLRADFKLYSIDAGSDGFTTLAYFEASAAGTAGSRQVNAVWSTVWRLPAGGTPLLLRVEVADYEETRAPRGPLFVDVTEAAVGHNPSYREQLLQPPDAWLNRITKASGYNKTGWQGVSIADVNGDGLDDLFLPEQGGLPNRLYVQNREGTFDDRSAEAAVDFLERALAGLFVDLDNDGDPDLVLSSRPAVLVLENDGSGGFARVRYIAGDIPDSNSLSAADYDNDGDLDLYVCGYRRAYDERGVASPVPYHDANNGGRNVLLRNDGGFRFVDATAEAGLEANNRRFSLAASWEDIDGDGDADLYVANDYGRNNLYRNDGGRFVDIAADVGVEDISSGMSVSWADYNRDGLMDVYIGNMFSAAGNRITYQRKFERDRQRAGPLAQVQRMARGNSLFAGASGGGFVDRSVEANVTMGRWSWSSVFADINNDGWEDLVVANGNLTQTLPDDL